The nucleotide sequence TCACATTTCTTTCCTGTCACTCCAGGTTGGCACCAACACTGACCGCTTTCTTCACAGTCGAATGATTTCGACCCAAAAGAATTACAATTGCAGGGAACACACCCCCTCCCCGATTGTAGGCCAAAGGTTTCAGGCTggcatagaaaaggaaagagaaaaattaaacttaaattaatTAACTCATTATGAAACAAGATGCACAACACGAAAACGTAAGGTAGGAAAGAGGAACCTATGGGTTGTTGAGGTTCTTCACTGATGTTAGGACAATGAGGTTGTAATTTGACTAATGGATCCTTTTCTACAAAATCCAAAAAGAAgagtatgattattttaaaattttatcagagTTTATAGCAGAATTAGGGTACTATCCTTCCTGTCTGCTATGTTTTCACCAGTCTTTCCTATACTTTCCAAGATTTTAACAGTAATGTGGGGAACTAATCTAGGAGGTGTTacttatattttaagtgaaacaTTTACTTGTTTCATTCCTAATAATCTGAATTGATTAATTTGAGACCTTATGAACTCCTTCtgcttgttaaaaatgttttctatattattgaccagaagcctacagttaaaattaatgtttttcctCTAATATTTGATCTAATTTTTGTCATCTCTCCATAAATACTTCTAATTATCATTCTAGGGCTTACATTATAGATATAACTTAGAGATTTATGCCTATGCTGACAAAATAATTGGTTTACGAACATCTAGGTTCTAGGGTTTCATTTTAACAACTAAAATTGATTTGAGAGGGCACATATCAAAGCACCAGATTAGGTAgatgaaagaaaacttttattctCTGTTGAGTTATTCTTAGGCATATCTCTTATCTATGCATAACAAATAACTTTCTATGATCGGTTTTCATTACCAGCTTTGGCTTGAAGTACATGTTTTCTGACCTACAGTGACGATGTTAGAAAGTGTGGATGGATTAAAAATTACCTCtactagaaaaatgaaaagtgcaTATCCTACTTAAAGTACAACAgggttgtattttaaaatatgaagtatgTCACGTTATTATGGTATTTTAATCTGGGAAATTAGTCTTGGTAATTActtctttgtaaaaaaataattcctatttgGGATTATTAGACTTAACAGTTACTTCCTGGTATGAATAAATCTTGCTATTTAATGGGAGCCAcccaaagagaaacaaataaggctcattatatattcttgccatTATTGTTAACAGTATGAAAAACAgttctagaaaacaaaatcacactGAAAATTACTCTCTTAAAATGAGTATAGCTAAgaacatttttggtttttaagtataaaatgggTTGATAGAGTTTAATAAtcatttaatctttgtatttactgctggctttatttttatttcccgtTCAAATTCAGATGTCATCatattattaaagaagaaagtgtgtttgtggaatcactatattgtacacctgaaactaatgtaacactatatgttaactctactgatactgaaacaaaatttaaaaaataaatgaagaaagtatCAGTTCTAACAAATGGCTTAACatacaattttgaaattaaatttcacTATATAAGGAAAGATTAAGAcatatatgctttttatttataatattataccTGACCtagagaaataatcagaaattgaGAAAATGGGTTAAAGTATGAGCATGcccattacagtattatttatgaGAGTAACTTCTCAGTGTTAGAAAgttgaatgaattaaattaaatttatagcaTTCATGCCATAAAATAATATGCCAACATTAAAATCCTGTTTTGAAACAGTTTTAATGAGAGGAATATGCTTAGGACATAGCATTATGCAAAATTTCaaaaagcagaatacaaaattatatacacaCTTTTATTCCAATTATATACCTCTAACGACACACATATCATTCAGGCACACACAACTAGAAACATATGTACatagaaaaaaagactagaaCATACtacattaaaattgtttttaaaaattcaaatcataaatatatttgcatttcttatgcaaagtattttgcatatatttcctaaattttcttaACTTAGATATCTGAATTGTAGAGAAAATACGTTaagttcatctttatttcttaaattttttttcacttggcataTCTATGTATCTTTAATAGATATATCTATACAGTATTAAATAAACTTTCAAGTCatagttattaagaaaatttcaaagttcattatgtaaaaaaatgtaagaaaaaatatctctaccatacttttcaaatatttaaataatgtaacTTTGAAGAGCTAAGTTACACTATAGAAACAAATTTCatcaacaaaattttaatgaatttaatgtaCAAAAATTTAATTCAGAGACTAGGGAAAATTTTTGtagtaaacaaattaaaaaagtagACATTCCTAGTCAGTCATCGAGATTAATGAGGTAGAATGAACATGAGAAACAGTCCCTACCCAGTGTCAATGAGAAGTCTGATGGTCTCccagaaattattttcacttgGGGTAATAATGACCATGAGCACTTATGTATTGTGCCTGCTGGGTGCCAAGCATTGTTCTGAAGCCCTTTGCAAAcatgaattcatttaatcctccagACAATCCCGGGAGGTAGTTATTTCCATCACCTTTCAACagagtgaggaaactgaggcccagaaaggtcaaGTAATTTAATTGGCAGTGGGAACGAGGTGGGCTGACATCCTCCAGTTTTTCTCTTGTGGATCCACTGGAGAGCTCACCCCAGGACATGCTTCTCCCAGTCAAAGACTGATGACAATAAATTACTAGAGCCTTCCTGCCCAATCCAGGATGCCTCTCTAATGGCTAAAGGGTGCTCGGGCACTCCCCTTTGGCCAGGCAAGCATTTGGCATTTTGGAAgaatccttccttttctcctttcacttCCATCTGGCCTGAACCACAGGAGAAGTCTCCCTGCTCGTTATGCTCTCTCCTCCTTCATCTTTTATAGGCATTTCCTCCCAAAATCTCTTCACATCTGCTTCTTGAAGGATCCAACTGACAAAAACCCTACACAATGGGTCCCACTATAGATGAAGCAGGTGAATTACAGAAAGAGTGAAGGAACAGTCTTACAGCTAGGATGTGGTAAGACTGGGATTGGACCTGAGGCAGTCTGGTGTCAGAACTAGTGTTCttaaaatatcaacaaagaacctagaaataatgctttttttttttccttttctattcctttgctttttccattACTCTCACCTTCTTCTATCCattacctgctgctcccccacagGCTGTCATTCTTTTCTGGCAAGTCTTGTGTCCTGTAACTCTGCAGCAAGGGTCCTGGAcctggttttcctccttcctccttctttccctccccttcctccctttctctcttcctttcagtatttgctttcttttgccttttaagaTGGGGGCGGTGGGGTGCTAAACTTCTGTAGTAGAAAACATGCTTCCTTACTTTATGTATGTGGTATATTTGTAGGATGTGAAAATGTGTGACTTGTGGTAACTATGGGCAAACTTATGATGTGGAAAAGTCTCAAAGCCATCAATTATGATGAAATGTTACCAGAACAACAGACCAGTGGGCTACATTTTCTTGGGAAAATCACTTTCTCTGCTAGATAtcccttcatttgttcattcatagAAGTCAATTTGCTCCAAATGATGCCTGCAATTCCTCCCACTTCTAAGATCATAGACTTCTACAAATaagctttcatttctccagaTCCATGGTTAGTTGAGACTTTTATGAAACTTGAATATACTTTTGTACACCAATAGGGGTGTATtttgagcctgggtggctcagtgggttaaagcctctgctttcggctcaggtcatgatctcagggacctgggatagagccccacattgggctctctgcttggcagggagcctgctccccccgccccgccccccgcctgcctctctgcctacttgtgatctctctgtcaaataaataaataaaatattaaaaaaaatacactgatatAGCTCCTTCCAAAGGCAAGGCTGGAAGCAGGAACTGCCTAGTGTTTACATTTACAGCTGGCACACTGAGCAACCACGACTGGGGAACAAGGCCATCGGGGAAGGTCCGCTGCAGCACACGGAACACGACATGCGGAGGCATGAGCCATGCACTGCCTCGGGGATTACCGGAGTGGGGGCCCGATAGGCTCCCCGAGGGCACCCGCTGGAGCTGCTGACAGCCCACCTCTGAGGAGGCCCCAGCACCCGCTGCGCTCTCTGTGACCGCTCCTCCTGCCGCTGTGCCTGCATGCTGAGGTGGCACTGTCGCCCTACGAAGCCAGATTTACAGGCACATCTTCCTGTCCCATCACACCATGGCGTCACAGAGCCAACGGGATTGCAGTCACACAGCACACAGAATTGCTTCTCTGGCTCCCACCACATACTGGGCTTTAAAAGccaacagaaaatagaaacaaaggaacaaaagagcATTTGATATTATTCAAGAGATTGACGCAGATGATATTCTCAAACTGACTATAGAGAGGCCGCTTTGCCATCTGAGAAGTGCTTGTTCTGTTGAACAGTCTTTATcaccaaaatacatatttataagaaAGAGGTAGT is from Mustela erminea isolate mMusErm1 chromosome 4, mMusErm1.Pri, whole genome shotgun sequence and encodes:
- the LOC116588469 gene encoding cadherin EGF LAG seven-pass G-type receptor 2-like — its product is MLFCSFVSIFCWLLKPSMWWEPEKQFCVLCDCNPVGSVTPWCDGTGRCACKSGFVGRQCHLSMQAQRQEERSQRAQRVLGPPQRWAVSSSSGCPRGAYRAPTPKRIH